A DNA window from Methanobacterium sp. contains the following coding sequences:
- a CDS encoding PRC-barrel domain-containing protein, with protein MHVVGDLVGKEVVDSSGDRVGEVKDVEIVRGKQQVKSLVIKEGGAATKIGIGEKKVIPCNQVDTIGEKVMLK; from the coding sequence ATGCATGTTGTAGGCGATTTAGTTGGAAAAGAAGTTGTTGATAGTTCTGGAGATAGAGTTGGAGAAGTTAAAGACGTAGAAATAGTCAGAGGAAAACAACAGGTTAAATCATTAGTAATTAAAGAAGGTGGAGCCGCTACAAAAATAGGCATAGGTGAAAAGAAAGTTATACCATGCAACCAGGTCGATACTATCGGTGAAAAAGTAATGCTTAAGTAA
- a CDS encoding carboxymuconolactone decarboxylase family protein, with protein MSEDRYKKGLEMLKMMHPKSYGELADNLEDIAPDLARFVAEFPYADVYTRPGLDLKTRELVTIASLTTLGHAQTELKSHIIGALNVGCTREEIVEVLIQMAVYAGFPTALNAVYTAKEVFEELENEE; from the coding sequence ATGAGTGAAGATAGATACAAAAAAGGGTTAGAAATGCTTAAAATGATGCATCCCAAGTCTTATGGAGAATTAGCAGATAATTTGGAGGATATCGCTCCTGATCTAGCGCGTTTTGTTGCTGAATTTCCTTATGCGGATGTTTATACCCGTCCTGGTTTGGATCTAAAAACAAGGGAACTTGTAACAATTGCAAGTCTTACTACCTTGGGACATGCCCAAACAGAACTCAAGAGCCATATCATAGGGGCCTTAAATGTTGGTTGTACCCGTGAAGAGATCGTGGAAGTATTGATCCAGATGGCCGTCTATGCGGGCTTTCCAACAGCTTTAAATGCAGTATATACAGCTAAAGAAGTATTTGAAGAGCTGGAAAATGAAGAATAA
- a CDS encoding 2,5-diamino-6-(ribosylamino)-4(3H)-pyrimidinone 5'-phosphate reductase: protein MKPHIILNAAMTLDGKIATRTGSSEISGKEDLIRVHKLRKDMDAIMVGINTLLADDPRLTVHKIEADPEDSPVRIVVDSKARTPLNFRILNNEAPTIIATTESADPEKIEALEKKATVLKCGKDRVDLKSLMKELSKIEIKTLMLEGGSTLNYSMLENGLVDEVRVCVAPMIAGGSKAKTLVDGNGIDKMKDAVKLKLKKSYGLGEDLILEYDVIKGNAK from the coding sequence ATGAAACCTCATATAATATTAAACGCTGCAATGACCTTAGACGGCAAAATTGCAACCAGAACAGGAAGTTCTGAAATTTCAGGCAAAGAAGATTTAATAAGAGTTCATAAGCTGCGGAAAGACATGGATGCAATAATGGTGGGAATAAACACACTTCTTGCAGATGATCCAAGACTTACAGTGCATAAAATTGAAGCTGATCCTGAAGACAGCCCTGTAAGAATAGTTGTTGACAGCAAAGCCCGTACTCCCCTGAATTTTCGTATTTTAAACAATGAAGCGCCTACAATAATAGCAACAACAGAAAGTGCAGACCCTGAAAAGATCGAAGCTCTAGAAAAAAAAGCAACTGTTTTAAAATGCGGTAAAGATAGGGTTGATCTTAAATCTTTAATGAAGGAACTTTCAAAAATAGAAATAAAGACCTTGATGCTTGAAGGAGGATCAACGCTGAACTATTCAATGCTTGAAAATGGACTTGTTGATGAAGTCAGGGTATGTGTAGCTCCAATGATTGCTGGTGGATCCAAAGCCAAAACTCTTGTCGATGGTAACGGTATTGATAAAATGAAAGATGCAGTTAAATTAAAGCTTAAAAAGAGTTATGGTTTAGGTGAAGATCTAATACTGGAATATGATGTAATTAAAGGAAATGCTAAATAA
- a CDS encoding glycerophosphodiester phosphodiesterase family protein, whose translation MQVIAHRGASFLEPENTIRAVERAVKMGADFVEVDVRVSKDNKLVVMHDPDINRTTDGKGLVKDYTVQELKNFDAGYQNSKFWSRKNEIFAGNGETVPTLDEIITCVKDRIGLVIEIKEPGTEVKILEKIDENNLENVILTSFYHKSIKNARKTDPSVDAGIIFTCQPVDVNQMVSNACANIIFPSYRYMNEDMVKQAQNKGISVYPWTIDDPEIFEKFVEMGVDGIVTNKLIEKCK comes from the coding sequence ATGCAGGTCATAGCCCACAGAGGTGCGTCCTTTTTAGAGCCCGAAAACACCATAAGAGCCGTTGAAAGGGCCGTAAAGATGGGTGCTGATTTTGTTGAAGTTGACGTGCGGGTGAGTAAAGATAACAAGCTTGTTGTAATGCACGATCCAGATATCAACCGTACGACAGATGGAAAGGGGCTTGTAAAAGATTATACGGTTCAGGAACTTAAAAACTTCGACGCAGGCTATCAAAACTCTAAGTTTTGGAGCCGCAAAAATGAAATTTTTGCAGGAAATGGAGAAACAGTTCCAACCTTAGATGAAATAATAACCTGCGTAAAAGACAGGATAGGGCTTGTAATTGAGATTAAAGAGCCTGGGACCGAAGTTAAAATCCTTGAAAAGATAGATGAAAATAATTTAGAAAATGTCATACTGACCTCTTTTTACCATAAAAGCATTAAAAATGCAAGAAAAACGGACCCTTCTGTAGATGCAGGGATTATATTTACCTGTCAGCCTGTAGATGTGAATCAGATGGTGTCAAATGCATGTGCTAATATTATTTTTCCAAGTTACAGATATATGAATGAAGATATGGTAAAACAAGCCCAAAATAAGGGCATATCAGTTTATCCATGGACCATTGACGATCCAGAGATATTTGAAAAGTTCGTTGAAATGGGTGTGGACGGTATTGTGACCAATAAATTGATAGAAAAATGTAAATGA
- a CDS encoding histidinol phosphate phosphatase domain-containing protein encodes MNKRIDLHMHSIFSDGELLPSEIARRAQVLNHEAIAITDHVDASNIDCVRQIRDVILDIRENWNIEVIPGAEITHAPAEIIGKLANKAKKLGAEIIVVHGETLMEPVVEGTNWAAVNCPDVDILAHPGLITQEEAQTAKDNNIALEISARRGHSLSNGHVAKVAMEVGANLVVDTDTHAPEDIISYETAYNIAKGAGLPEKEILRALRDNPLEILRNKGIVE; translated from the coding sequence ATAAATAAAAGAATAGACCTTCACATGCACAGTATATTCAGCGACGGGGAACTTTTACCGTCTGAAATTGCAAGGAGAGCACAGGTATTAAATCATGAAGCAATTGCAATAACTGATCACGTTGATGCGTCTAACATTGATTGTGTTAGGCAGATAAGAGATGTAATATTAGATATAAGAGAAAACTGGAATATAGAAGTCATTCCGGGGGCTGAAATAACCCATGCTCCGGCTGAAATTATAGGCAAACTCGCAAACAAGGCCAAAAAATTAGGGGCAGAAATAATAGTCGTCCACGGGGAAACCCTGATGGAGCCTGTAGTGGAAGGAACCAACTGGGCTGCAGTAAACTGTCCTGATGTGGATATACTGGCACACCCTGGACTAATAACTCAGGAAGAAGCTCAAACTGCTAAAGATAACAACATTGCGCTTGAAATAAGTGCAAGAAGGGGCCATTCACTTTCAAATGGGCATGTAGCTAAAGTGGCCATGGAAGTCGGTGCAAATCTGGTTGTGGATACAGATACCCACGCGCCTGAAGATATTATTTCCTATGAAACTGCTTATAATATAGCTAAGGGTGCAGGATTACCTGAAAAAGAGATCTTACGAGCATTAAGAGACAACCCTCTGGAAATTTTAAGGAATAAGGGTATAGTTGAGTGA
- a CDS encoding pantoate kinase has translation MNCSIFVPSHITGFFEILDNDNPLKKGSRGAGVVMDKGVVTKTKIIDGNGVQIKINGKTDARNATITEKTIEIIKRDYNLDNKKIVITHDVDVPIGAGFGTSASFALGTSLGISKILDLPLTFNKAAQIAHLAEVEMKSGLGDVIGALSGGLVLRLKEGAPGIGVTDKLLLNQSEDLYVISKCFGEINTGDIIEDPVHKERINSTGRDLLFKLTSNPRPENLMKLSRKFAEKTMLMSSEVCEAVDILEEETIGASMAMLGNTAFAISKSPDTSIENAVVAKLNYNGLKFL, from the coding sequence ATGAATTGTTCAATATTTGTTCCATCTCACATTACAGGGTTTTTTGAGATACTAGATAATGATAATCCCCTTAAAAAAGGATCCCGCGGTGCGGGAGTTGTTATGGATAAAGGAGTTGTAACAAAGACAAAAATAATTGATGGAAATGGAGTACAAATAAAAATTAATGGAAAAACTGATGCGCGAAATGCTACAATAACTGAAAAAACCATAGAGATCATTAAAAGAGATTATAATTTAGACAATAAAAAAATAGTAATCACTCATGATGTAGATGTACCTATCGGTGCAGGATTTGGGACTTCAGCATCATTTGCTCTTGGAACATCCCTAGGAATTTCAAAGATTCTTGATTTGCCATTAACATTTAATAAAGCCGCACAAATTGCCCATCTTGCAGAGGTGGAAATGAAAAGTGGTTTAGGTGATGTTATAGGGGCTCTATCTGGAGGGCTTGTTTTAAGGCTCAAAGAAGGCGCACCTGGGATTGGAGTAACAGATAAATTACTCTTAAATCAGTCTGAAGACCTTTATGTTATTTCAAAATGTTTTGGGGAAATAAATACAGGAGACATCATCGAAGATCCCGTCCATAAAGAAAGGATTAACTCAACAGGGCGAGACCTGCTATTTAAACTTACGAGTAATCCGAGACCTGAAAATTTAATGAAATTATCAAGGAAATTCGCTGAAAAGACCATGCTCATGAGCAGTGAAGTTTGTGAAGCTGTAGATATATTGGAAGAAGAAACAATAGGTGCTTCCATGGCTATGTTGGGAAATACAGCTTTTGCAATTTCTAAAAGTCCAGATACAAGTATTGAAAATGCAGTAGTTGCAAAACTTAATTATAATGGATTAAAATTTTTATAA
- a CDS encoding winged helix-turn-helix transcriptional regulator: MKVFKKKGELTRFQILAEIAKQQPHLRQKDIAEKLGITIQAVSENIKSLTDDGFVEIREGTARYHITKRGIEKLKKEAVDLRKYADEVVETMNTYKSIWPAIAKEELKSGQNVWLKMENGVLYATNEKTSASAEVLNDAVSGEDVALSRLNGTIELKSGNVTIIKLPTINHGGSRAVNTHKIQEIYKKGFDRVGIMGTISRAVTDKLKISPDFEFATPYATVAAAKRGLNVLVFAVGNMTKSITKKMDEEGIQYTIEDFKE, translated from the coding sequence ATGAAAGTTTTCAAGAAAAAAGGAGAACTCACAAGGTTTCAGATTCTTGCAGAGATAGCCAAGCAGCAGCCCCACCTGAGGCAAAAGGACATAGCTGAAAAACTTGGAATAACTATTCAAGCAGTCTCTGAAAATATTAAAAGCTTAACTGATGACGGTTTTGTAGAAATAAGGGAAGGAACTGCAAGGTACCATATTACAAAAAGAGGAATTGAAAAGCTTAAAAAAGAAGCTGTTGACCTTAGAAAGTATGCTGATGAAGTTGTAGAAACAATGAATACTTATAAGTCAATATGGCCTGCAATAGCAAAAGAAGAACTTAAATCTGGCCAGAATGTTTGGCTTAAAATGGAAAATGGAGTTTTATATGCCACAAATGAAAAAACATCGGCATCAGCAGAAGTGCTTAATGATGCAGTTTCAGGAGAAGATGTAGCTTTAAGCAGATTAAATGGTACAATAGAGCTTAAATCTGGTAATGTAACCATAATAAAACTTCCTACAATAAATCATGGGGGATCAAGGGCAGTTAATACCCATAAAATACAGGAAATATATAAAAAAGGATTTGATAGGGTGGGCATAATGGGAACCATCTCAAGGGCCGTGACAGATAAATTAAAAATTTCTCCAGATTTTGAATTTGCAACCCCTTATGCCACTGTGGCTGCAGCAAAAAGAGGTTTAAACGTGCTGGTTTTTGCTGTTGGTAACATGACTAAAAGTATAACAAAAAAAATGGATGAGGAAGGTATTCAATACACTATAGAAGATTTTAAGGAATGA
- a CDS encoding universal stress protein, protein MYKKILLPTDGSQPALKAAEQAIWIAGKSNAELLALYVIDNSLFMGLPTEKAITRVKEMLEDEGRKSFDVIIDMSLKCKEELNTEIKLVFMTKEGRPARTIRKTIEEEGIDLVVMGTAGKHGMDRFLLGSVAEKVVRTASCPVLVVR, encoded by the coding sequence ATGTATAAAAAAATATTGTTGCCCACAGATGGTTCACAACCCGCCCTTAAAGCTGCAGAACAGGCTATATGGATTGCAGGTAAGAGTAATGCAGAACTTTTAGCATTATATGTAATTGATAATTCTTTATTTATGGGATTACCAACTGAAAAAGCAATAACAAGGGTTAAAGAAATGCTTGAAGATGAAGGAAGAAAATCCTTTGATGTTATCATTGATATGTCATTAAAATGTAAAGAAGAACTTAATACTGAAATAAAATTAGTTTTTATGACCAAGGAAGGCCGTCCCGCCCGTACAATTCGTAAGACCATTGAAGAGGAAGGAATTGATCTTGTTGTTATGGGGACTGCTGGAAAACATGGTATGGACAGATTTTTACTTGGAAGCGTTGCAGAAAAAGTAGTAAGAACTGCATCATGTCCTGTATTGGTAGTACGGTAA
- the recJ gene encoding single-stranded-DNA-specific exonuclease RecJ, with protein MEINKQDQMNLAFLKAHEMVQNAEDIKIYSHIDCDGITAGAILSSMLDNLEKDHEVEFVTLDKLDSLELENELTIFSDLGSGQNVDKLGNGSSNILILDHHPPLRPMVFDNHVSGNFLELNCHYYGIDGSHDVSGGGMSYLLAHTFGFDDLSWLGVLSAVGDMQNSMSGKLVGLNKEILAASVQNKLIATNNDLSIYGRQTRPIFVALSYFGDVKLPITNSRTECIHMLNKLDIPTKNGKRARVLCDLTQEEKGKIFSELVRMLSKEVPQRYIKHVPKLVAGESYDFLGERKYSPLRDASEFSTAVNACSRHKHPEIALNVLKGDRGLALDEMDQLALEHRRYLAQKMEWVTEEDRIISLENLQYFEGSEIKSEVIGTVAGMILSYGDWRKPIIGFTPVGEDSEGIKVSLRCSRLLAYDGIHFGNIIRKVAAKVGGNGGGHSVACGAYIPEENVDKFLNVFDEYLTGKI; from the coding sequence ATGGAAATCAATAAACAGGATCAAATGAACCTCGCTTTTTTGAAGGCTCATGAAATGGTCCAGAATGCTGAAGATATTAAGATATACAGCCACATCGACTGCGATGGAATAACCGCAGGTGCAATATTATCTTCAATGCTGGATAATCTAGAGAAAGACCATGAAGTAGAATTTGTAACTCTTGATAAATTAGACAGCCTTGAACTTGAGAATGAACTTACCATATTTTCGGATTTGGGCTCTGGACAAAATGTAGACAAATTAGGAAATGGTTCATCTAATATACTTATTTTAGACCACCACCCTCCTTTAAGACCAATGGTTTTTGACAACCATGTTTCGGGCAATTTCCTGGAATTAAACTGCCATTACTATGGTATAGATGGATCACATGATGTTTCAGGAGGTGGAATGTCCTACTTACTTGCACACACATTTGGATTTGATGATCTAAGCTGGTTAGGAGTCTTAAGTGCAGTAGGAGATATGCAAAACAGCATGTCTGGAAAATTAGTGGGCTTAAATAAGGAAATTCTTGCAGCAAGTGTTCAAAATAAACTTATAGCTACAAATAATGATCTTTCTATCTATGGAAGACAGACAAGGCCAATATTTGTGGCGCTTTCATATTTTGGGGATGTTAAACTCCCTATAACAAATAGTAGGACTGAATGTATTCATATGTTGAATAAGCTTGATATTCCAACTAAAAATGGTAAAAGAGCAAGAGTTTTATGTGATTTAACTCAGGAAGAAAAGGGCAAAATATTTTCAGAGTTAGTCCGGATGTTAAGCAAGGAAGTACCTCAAAGGTACATAAAGCACGTTCCAAAACTTGTTGCTGGAGAGTCTTATGACTTTTTAGGGGAACGAAAGTATTCTCCACTTCGGGATGCCAGTGAATTTTCAACTGCGGTTAATGCTTGCAGCCGCCATAAACATCCAGAAATTGCACTCAATGTCCTGAAAGGCGATAGGGGTCTTGCACTGGACGAGATGGATCAGCTTGCGCTTGAGCACAGGAGGTATCTTGCTCAAAAAATGGAATGGGTAACGGAAGAAGACAGGATTATTTCTTTAGAAAACCTGCAGTATTTTGAGGGCAGCGAAATAAAAAGTGAAGTAATTGGAACTGTTGCTGGAATGATTTTAAGCTATGGTGACTGGAGAAAACCAATAATCGGATTTACTCCTGTTGGGGAAGATTCTGAAGGAATAAAAGTATCACTGCGTTGTTCACGGCTTTTAGCTTATGATGGAATACATTTTGGAAATATAATAAGGAAAGTGGCAGCTAAAGTCGGCGGAAACGGCGGCGGACACTCTGTTGCATGCGGGGCGTATATTCCTGAAGAAAATGTGGATAAATTCCTTAATGTATTTGATGAATATTTAACCGGTAAAATTTAG
- a CDS encoding signal recognition particle protein Srp19: protein MRTIIWPAYIDSERTKKDGRRISKEDAISAPKIREINKAAQKLHLNPEVEKYKSYSRSWWESSGRVIVDKSNTKKETLIKISNMIKGMRS from the coding sequence ATGAGAACAATAATATGGCCGGCTTATATTGATTCTGAAAGGACAAAAAAAGATGGAAGACGTATTTCTAAGGAAGATGCAATATCTGCTCCAAAAATAAGGGAAATTAACAAAGCTGCACAAAAACTCCATCTTAACCCTGAAGTTGAAAAATATAAATCTTATTCTAGATCATGGTGGGAATCATCTGGTAGAGTGATTGTAGATAAAAGCAACACTAAAAAAGAAACACTGATTAAAATAAGTAACATGATAAAGGGAATGCGGTCCTAA
- a CDS encoding uroporphyrinogen-III synthase → MKGLEGKKIVITRPAERAKDSVEMVKSYGAVPIVTPTIELKDSKPEEVIKLCNMINELDWLIFTSPRAIKSFFKHCSLEGARNLKIATIGPKTEEVLNQYNVKADLIPDNYTAEGLLEAFEKFDVKGMKMGLPRTMVARYTLPDGLEDIGAQVFLADAYKSEMPDDKSKIYELIDDILNKDIDVVMFTSPLTVKNLIKIAKEEDKAEILDIFRNNEVLVAAIGPITKKVLDAYKINPIMPEVYTFKNMLDKLVDVMNDKPSEGN, encoded by the coding sequence ATGAAGGGATTAGAAGGTAAAAAAATTGTTATAACAAGACCTGCTGAAAGGGCTAAAGACTCAGTTGAAATGGTAAAATCTTATGGAGCAGTTCCAATTGTAACTCCTACAATTGAACTCAAAGATTCCAAGCCAGAAGAAGTGATAAAATTATGTAATATGATAAATGAACTTGACTGGCTTATATTCACGTCTCCAAGGGCTATAAAATCATTTTTTAAACATTGCAGTCTTGAAGGTGCTCGAAATTTAAAGATCGCAACTATAGGCCCTAAAACTGAAGAGGTTTTAAACCAGTACAATGTAAAAGCCGATCTTATCCCTGATAATTATACTGCAGAAGGACTTCTGGAAGCATTTGAAAAATTTGACGTTAAAGGCATGAAAATGGGGCTTCCAAGAACCATGGTTGCAAGATACACACTTCCAGATGGGCTTGAGGACATAGGGGCGCAGGTTTTCCTTGCAGACGCATATAAGTCAGAGATGCCTGATGATAAATCAAAGATTTATGAGCTTATAGATGACATATTGAATAAAGATATAGATGTTGTAATGTTTACAAGCCCTTTAACAGTTAAAAATCTTATTAAAATTGCTAAAGAGGAAGATAAGGCAGAAATTTTAGATATATTCCGGAATAATGAAGTTTTAGTTGCAGCAATTGGCCCTATAACCAAAAAGGTGCTGGATGCGTATAAAATTAATCCCATAATGCCTGAAGTGTACACATTTAAAAATATGCTGGATAAACTGGTAGATGTGATGAATGATAAACCAAGTGAGGGAAACTGA
- the cobA gene encoding uroporphyrinogen-III C-methyltransferase produces MVVYLVGAGPGDPELITLKAVNVLKKADAVLYDKLANEEILKYAEGAKLIYVGKQAGHHYKSQDEINKLLVEEAKENDVVVRLKGGDPFVFGRGGEEILALVEEGIDFELVPGVTSAIGVPTTIGLPVTHRGVATSFTIVTGHEDPTKCKKQVGWDFKADTIVILMGIGNLAENTAEIMKYKDPQTPVCVIENGTMENQRIITGTLENIAEKNIKPPALVVIGNVVDVFKEMNQISD; encoded by the coding sequence ATGGTAGTTTATTTAGTAGGTGCGGGTCCAGGAGATCCCGAACTTATCACTCTCAAAGCTGTAAACGTGTTAAAAAAAGCGGATGCTGTGCTGTACGACAAACTTGCAAACGAAGAAATTTTAAAATATGCAGAAGGCGCAAAACTGATATATGTAGGAAAACAAGCAGGACATCATTATAAGTCTCAAGATGAAATCAACAAACTCCTTGTTGAAGAAGCAAAAGAAAATGATGTAGTTGTACGTCTTAAAGGTGGAGATCCTTTCGTATTTGGAAGAGGGGGCGAGGAAATTCTGGCCCTTGTAGAAGAAGGAATTGATTTTGAGTTAGTTCCAGGTGTAACTTCTGCTATCGGAGTTCCCACAACAATTGGACTTCCAGTTACCCACAGGGGTGTTGCAACATCGTTTACAATCGTTACAGGCCACGAAGACCCAACTAAATGTAAAAAACAGGTAGGATGGGACTTTAAAGCCGATACAATTGTAATACTTATGGGTATTGGAAATTTAGCTGAAAATACAGCAGAAATTATGAAATATAAAGATCCTCAAACTCCAGTTTGTGTAATTGAAAATGGTACGATGGAAAATCAAAGGATAATAACCGGCACACTGGAAAACATAGCTGAAAAAAATATTAAACCACCTGCTTTAGTGGTTATTGGAAATGTTGTTGATGTATTTAAAGAGATGAATCAAATCAGTGACTGA
- the purQ gene encoding phosphoribosylformylglycinamidine synthase subunit PurQ, whose protein sequence is MKVGIIRFPGSNCDRDVFHALKIAGGEPDYVWWNQKDLSDFDAIVIPGGFSYGDYLRAGAIASITPVIEGIKEIVKEEKPVLGICNGAQILAEVGLVPGVFTNNDNAKFICKQVELKVASTRTPFTSMYEKNEIINMPMAHAEGRYYNEEIEKLHDQDQIVLKFEGENPNGSMEAITGVCDETGLICAVMPHPERASETILGSSDGLKFFKGIVNFKS, encoded by the coding sequence ATGAAAGTAGGAATTATACGCTTTCCAGGTTCAAACTGTGATAGAGATGTATTTCACGCTCTAAAAATTGCAGGAGGAGAACCTGATTACGTTTGGTGGAATCAAAAAGACTTATCTGATTTTGATGCAATTGTAATTCCTGGCGGCTTTTCTTATGGAGATTACCTGAGGGCTGGAGCAATAGCCTCAATAACTCCTGTTATAGAAGGTATAAAAGAAATAGTTAAAGAAGAAAAACCCGTCCTTGGAATTTGTAATGGAGCTCAAATACTGGCAGAAGTCGGTCTGGTACCCGGCGTATTCACAAACAATGATAATGCTAAATTCATCTGCAAGCAGGTGGAATTAAAAGTTGCATCGACCCGAACTCCTTTTACAAGCATGTATGAAAAGAATGAAATAATTAACATGCCAATGGCACACGCTGAAGGCCGATATTACAATGAAGAAATTGAAAAACTTCACGATCAGGATCAAATCGTGCTGAAATTTGAAGGAGAAAACCCAAATGGGTCTATGGAAGCTATAACGGGAGTCTGTGATGAAACAGGGCTTATATGTGCTGTGATGCCTCATCCAGAAAGAGCATCAGAAACGATTTTAGGTTCTTCAGATGGCCTTAAATTCTTTAAGGGAATAGTTAATTTTAAATCATAG
- the purS gene encoding phosphoribosylformylglycinamidine synthase subunit PurS, whose amino-acid sequence MKYDAEVKISLKKGMLNPEASTTQRALALLGYEVEGTVTIKIIKFTLEEENEKLAMEEVDDMCQRLLCNPVIHDYEINITPSDA is encoded by the coding sequence ATGAAGTACGATGCTGAAGTTAAAATAAGCCTTAAAAAAGGCATGTTAAATCCTGAAGCTTCAACAACACAGAGAGCTCTTGCTCTTTTAGGATATGAAGTTGAAGGAACTGTAACTATTAAAATAATTAAATTTACACTCGAAGAAGAAAATGAAAAACTTGCAATGGAAGAAGTGGACGATATGTGCCAGAGACTTCTCTGTAATCCTGTAATTCATGATTACGAAATTAATATAACTCCAAGTGATGCATAA
- the purC gene encoding phosphoribosylaminoimidazolesuccinocarboxamide synthase has product MTIEIGTLIYQGKAKGVYETDDPQKVVVEFRDDITAGNGAKKDNLSEKGFWNSIISAKLFEILEEAGIRTQYVELIKPGLMLSKKLEMIPLEVITRNIAAGSLLKRYPFEPKQTFEPPIIQIDYKSDEYGDPMLNDDIAIALGLIDEYRLKIIKETTLRINRVLKDFLESKGILFPDFKIEFGYDADGNIVLGDEISPDTCRFWDMETCDTLDKDLFRQGESGVLDAYKKVASMILDDEDKEKWNIEL; this is encoded by the coding sequence ATGACTATCGAAATTGGAACCCTAATATATCAAGGTAAAGCCAAAGGCGTATATGAAACTGATGACCCTCAGAAAGTTGTTGTAGAATTTAGAGATGATATAACAGCTGGAAATGGGGCTAAAAAAGATAATTTAAGTGAAAAAGGATTCTGGAATTCAATAATTTCTGCAAAACTTTTTGAAATACTTGAAGAGGCTGGAATCAGAACCCAGTATGTAGAACTTATAAAACCAGGACTTATGTTATCAAAAAAACTTGAAATGATCCCTCTGGAAGTGATCACACGAAATATAGCAGCTGGAAGTCTTTTAAAAAGATATCCTTTTGAACCTAAACAGACTTTTGAGCCTCCAATAATACAGATAGACTATAAAAGCGATGAATATGGAGACCCAATGTTAAATGATGACATTGCAATTGCACTTGGCCTTATAGATGAATATAGACTTAAAATTATTAAAGAGACCACTTTAAGAATAAATAGAGTGTTAAAAGATTTCTTAGAGTCTAAAGGAATTTTATTCCCTGATTTTAAAATTGAGTTTGGTTATGATGCAGATGGAAATATAGTTTTAGGAGATGAAATAAGTCCGGACACATGTAGATTCTGGGATATGGAAACATGTGATACTCTTGATAAAGATTTATTTAGACAAGGCGAGTCTGGTGTTCTAGACGCTTATAAAAAAGTTGCATCCATGATACTTGATGATGAAGATAAAGAAAAATGGAATATCGAATTATAG